A single window of Acetohalobium arabaticum DSM 5501 DNA harbors:
- the thyX gene encoding FAD-dependent thymidylate synthase, translating to MESKLNVKLINHTPEPERTAASAARLCYSPVGAEKLVEDMTDEEIEDLLNIILGNGHYSTLEHVTFTFAIEGISRVTSHQLVRHRIASYSQQSQRYVREKDQFNYIIPDKIKDNEELTELFIENMKQQQKLYNKLTAGLMEDGYEEKEAIEAARYLLPNATETKIVVTMNARSLLHFFEVRCCNRAQREIREMANEMLNQVKDIAPIIFNNAGPTCVTEGRCAEGAMSCGRINELKEE from the coding sequence ATGGAAAGCAAATTAAATGTTAAACTAATCAACCATACTCCAGAACCGGAGCGAACTGCTGCTAGTGCTGCCAGGCTCTGTTATTCGCCGGTAGGGGCTGAAAAGCTAGTTGAAGATATGACAGATGAAGAAATCGAAGACTTATTAAACATTATTTTAGGAAATGGACATTATTCTACACTAGAACATGTGACCTTTACTTTTGCTATTGAGGGAATCAGTCGTGTAACTAGCCATCAATTGGTTAGACATAGGATTGCCAGCTATAGTCAGCAGTCACAGCGTTATGTAAGAGAAAAGGATCAATTCAATTATATTATTCCTGATAAAATTAAGGATAATGAGGAATTAACGGAACTATTTATTGAAAATATGAAGCAGCAGCAGAAGCTGTATAATAAATTAACTGCTGGTTTAATGGAAGATGGCTATGAAGAGAAGGAAGCCATCGAAGCGGCCCGGTATTTACTGCCCAATGCTACTGAGACTAAGATTGTTGTGACAATGAATGCCAGAAGCTTACTCCATTTCTTTGAAGTTAGATGCTGTAATCGGGCCCAAAGAGAGATTAGAGAGATGGCTAATGAAATGTTGAATCAGGTTAAGGATATAGCTCCAATTATCTTTAATAATGCTGGTCCTACCTGTGTTACTGAAGGCCGGTGTGCTGAAGGGGCTATGAGCTGTGGAAGAATTAATGAACTTAAAGAGGAGTAG
- the rlmB gene encoding 23S rRNA (guanosine(2251)-2'-O)-methyltransferase RlmB, giving the protein MKKIEGRNPVMEALKSERRIDEILIYQNAEGVNELLKKAKAEGIKLKRVAKEKLDNLADSYSHQGVIAFGEPIKYLSLDQLIDKAYNKTDDPLFILLDEIKDPHNFGSILRTADAVGAQGVIIPKRRSVGLTSAVGKASAGAIEHIPVAQVTNLVRAMEELKENRFWIAGADMEAEGFCYQQDLTGPLGIVIGSEGAGMRRLVKERCDFLIKLPMKGRINSLNAAVAGAVLMYEALRQRNYSD; this is encoded by the coding sequence ATGAAGAAAATAGAAGGCCGTAATCCTGTTATGGAAGCATTGAAATCCGAAAGAAGAATAGATGAGATATTAATCTATCAGAATGCTGAAGGGGTTAATGAATTATTAAAGAAAGCCAAAGCAGAAGGGATTAAACTCAAACGAGTTGCTAAAGAAAAGCTTGATAACTTAGCTGATTCTTATTCTCATCAAGGAGTAATTGCTTTTGGTGAACCTATTAAGTATTTATCATTGGACCAATTAATTGATAAGGCATATAATAAGACTGATGATCCATTATTTATTCTGTTGGATGAGATTAAAGATCCCCATAATTTCGGTTCTATTCTGCGGACAGCTGATGCTGTTGGAGCTCAGGGAGTAATTATTCCTAAACGTAGAAGTGTTGGTCTAACATCGGCTGTCGGAAAGGCTTCAGCAGGAGCTATTGAACATATACCGGTAGCTCAGGTAACTAATTTAGTCCGGGCCATGGAAGAATTAAAAGAGAATAGATTCTGGATTGCAGGTGCTGATATGGAGGCAGAAGGCTTCTGTTATCAACAGGATTTGACAGGACCATTGGGGATTGTTATCGGCAGTGAAGGAGCTGGAATGCGCAGGTTAGTTAAGGAAAGATGTGATTTCTTGATTAAATTACCAATGAAAGGTAGAATAAATTCTTTAAATGCAGCAGTAGCAGGGGCTGTTTTAATGTATGAAGCCTTGCGGCAGCGAAATTATAGCGATTAA
- a CDS encoding VanW family protein has product MKNSLLAALVALTLLFSIGLGIYIGSYFFFKQHEDVIFSGVMIEGYDFSGLTKKQAKERLKKLTEPLLQEPLVLERDNDKWLLRPDDIELKFKNRGALNKAFGIGRSGTLLQRSIAVWQSAEYGKSLTVDISYNEDKLDEKLQQIANEVNISSSNAYLDLETEELISFQLGKRLRLEESKQKIISRFNNFKKIPVKLVIEKKVPEVNREKLKEWNLTNQLSSYKTSFDTEKENRVHNIKLAAQKINATLLKSGEVFSFNQTVGRRSLKNGFKQATEIVNQEFVTGVGGGVCQVSSTLYNAVLLGDLKVLERHNHSRPVGYIPLGRGAAIYNGYLDFKFKNTSSDPIMILAKVLENSLEIAIMGQSKDYQIEISTSQPKVLDYGQVKKKAKVEERKVVKEGKQGYQVKVVKKIIVDNELINKEIISQDVYQPVDKVIKVPVK; this is encoded by the coding sequence ATGAAGAATAGTCTATTAGCAGCATTAGTTGCTTTGACATTACTCTTTTCTATAGGTTTAGGGATATATATTGGAAGCTATTTCTTTTTCAAACAGCATGAAGATGTGATATTTTCAGGAGTTATGATCGAAGGATATGATTTCAGCGGTTTAACTAAGAAGCAGGCTAAAGAACGTTTGAAGAAATTGACTGAACCGCTTTTGCAAGAACCGCTTGTTTTAGAGAGGGATAATGATAAATGGCTGCTTAGACCGGATGATATAGAGTTGAAATTCAAGAATAGGGGGGCATTAAATAAGGCTTTTGGGATTGGAAGAAGCGGTACTCTGTTACAGAGAAGTATAGCAGTTTGGCAGTCTGCAGAATATGGTAAGAGCTTAACAGTAGATATAAGCTATAATGAAGATAAGCTAGATGAGAAGCTACAACAGATTGCTAATGAGGTTAATATTAGTTCCAGCAATGCCTATTTAGATTTAGAAACTGAAGAGCTGATAAGTTTTCAGTTGGGCAAGAGATTAAGGTTAGAAGAGTCAAAGCAAAAGATCATTAGTCGCTTCAATAATTTTAAAAAGATTCCGGTTAAGTTAGTGATTGAGAAGAAAGTGCCGGAGGTGAATAGAGAAAAACTAAAGGAGTGGAACTTAACCAATCAGTTAAGCAGTTATAAAACTAGTTTTGATACTGAAAAGGAGAATCGGGTTCATAATATCAAACTGGCTGCTCAAAAGATCAATGCTACTCTGTTAAAGTCGGGAGAAGTATTTTCTTTTAATCAGACTGTAGGAAGGCGGAGTTTAAAAAACGGCTTTAAACAGGCTACGGAGATAGTAAATCAGGAATTTGTAACAGGAGTAGGCGGCGGTGTTTGTCAGGTGTCGTCAACCCTTTATAATGCTGTTCTACTAGGAGATCTTAAAGTACTAGAACGACATAATCATTCACGGCCAGTAGGCTATATTCCTTTAGGCCGGGGAGCTGCTATTTATAATGGTTATCTTGATTTTAAGTTTAAGAATACAAGTTCTGATCCGATTATGATTTTAGCAAAAGTGTTAGAGAATAGCTTGGAGATTGCTATTATGGGCCAAAGTAAAGATTATCAGATAGAAATCTCTACTTCTCAACCAAAAGTACTGGATTATGGCCAAGTAAAGAAGAAGGCTAAGGTGGAAGAAAGGAAAGTAGTTAAAGAAGGTAAACAAGGCTATCAAGTTAAGGTAGTCAAGAAAATTATTGTTGATAATGAATTAATCAATAAAGAAATTATTTCTCAAGATGTTTATCAACCGGTTGATAAAGTTATTAAAGTTCCCGTCAAATGA
- the sigH gene encoding RNA polymerase sporulation sigma factor SigH, which produces MGIELTEDKYEEYTEYDQLTDDELVQFAQDGNQLAMEYLLKKYKNFVRNRARSYFLIGAGRDDLVQEGMIGLYKAICDYKVERLASFQSFAELCITRQLITAIKTATRQKHQPLNSYVSFDQPIYDQNSKRTLLDVLEGSELNNPEEQFISYEAYKLLEENIKERLSGLELNVLLEYLKGKTYQDIAEALDRHVKSVDNALQRIKKKLEDFLEENDI; this is translated from the coding sequence TTGGGGATAGAGTTAACGGAGGATAAATATGAAGAATATACTGAATATGATCAACTAACAGATGATGAATTGGTTCAGTTTGCCCAGGATGGTAATCAATTGGCTATGGAGTATTTACTTAAAAAGTATAAAAATTTTGTTCGTAATCGGGCTAGATCTTATTTTTTAATTGGAGCTGGTAGAGATGATCTAGTTCAGGAGGGTATGATCGGTTTATATAAAGCTATCTGTGATTATAAAGTTGAAAGATTAGCCTCTTTTCAATCTTTTGCTGAATTATGTATTACCCGGCAGCTAATTACTGCTATCAAGACGGCTACTAGACAGAAGCATCAGCCTTTGAATTCATATGTTTCCTTTGATCAGCCGATTTATGATCAAAACTCTAAGCGAACTTTATTGGATGTTTTAGAGGGAAGTGAATTAAATAATCCTGAGGAACAGTTTATCAGTTATGAAGCTTATAAATTATTAGAAGAGAATATTAAAGAAAGATTAAGCGGGTTAGAATTAAATGTTTTACTGGAATATTTAAAGGGGAAGACTTATCAAGATATAGCCGAAGCTTTAGATCGGCATGTTAAGTCAGTAGATAATGCTCTACAGAGAATCAAGAAAAAACTGGAAGATTTTCTAGAAGAAAATGATATTTAG
- the tuf gene encoding elongation factor Tu — protein MAKEKFERDKPHMNIGTIGHVDHGKTTTTAAITKVLSKGEEGSANFEDIDNAPEEQERGITIATSHVEYETENRHYAHVDCPGHADYVKNMITGAAQMDGALLVVSAADGPMPQTREHLLLARQVNVPNIVVFLNKADMVDDEELIELVEMEVRELLNEYDFNGDEVPIIVGSGLKALECGCGDRDCEWCGQILELMDAIDEYLPEPERDTDKPFLLPVEDVFTIKGRGTVATGRLERGKLHPGDEAELVGVKDTQETVVTGVEMFRKMLDEAVAGDNIGALLRGVDREEIERGQVLAEPGSITPHTEFEAEVYVLSKDEGGRHTPFFDGYRPQFYFRTTDVTGDINLPDDVEMVMPGDNVEMGVKLITPIAMEEGLRFAIREGGKTVGAGVITEIIE, from the coding sequence ATGGCAAAAGAAAAGTTTGAACGAGATAAGCCGCATATGAATATTGGAACTATTGGACATGTTGACCACGGTAAGACAACAACAACTGCTGCAATTACTAAGGTGTTATCCAAAGGAGAAGAGGGTTCTGCAAATTTTGAGGATATCGACAACGCACCAGAAGAGCAGGAACGCGGAATTACAATCGCTACTTCTCATGTGGAGTATGAAACAGAGAACCGTCACTATGCTCACGTAGACTGTCCAGGACATGCTGACTATGTTAAGAATATGATTACTGGTGCAGCTCAGATGGATGGAGCATTATTGGTTGTATCTGCTGCTGATGGACCGATGCCGCAGACAAGAGAGCACCTACTATTGGCCCGTCAGGTAAATGTACCGAATATTGTAGTCTTCTTGAACAAGGCAGATATGGTTGATGACGAAGAATTAATCGAATTAGTAGAGATGGAAGTAAGAGAACTACTTAATGAATATGACTTTAACGGTGATGAAGTACCAATTATTGTTGGTTCCGGTCTTAAAGCATTAGAATGTGGTTGTGGAGATAGAGACTGTGAATGGTGCGGACAGATTCTAGAATTGATGGATGCTATTGATGAGTATCTGCCTGAACCAGAAAGAGATACAGACAAGCCGTTCTTACTACCAGTAGAGGATGTCTTTACAATCAAAGGACGCGGAACAGTTGCTACAGGGAGATTAGAACGAGGAAAGCTACATCCTGGAGATGAAGCAGAGTTAGTAGGAGTTAAGGATACACAGGAGACAGTAGTAACCGGAGTAGAGATGTTCCGTAAGATGTTAGATGAAGCAGTAGCTGGAGATAATATTGGTGCCTTACTGAGAGGTGTTGATAGAGAAGAGATCGAGAGAGGCCAGGTTCTAGCTGAGCCGGGATCAATTACACCACATACTGAATTTGAAGCAGAGGTTTATGTACTAAGTAAAGACGAAGGCGGAAGACATACACCATTCTTTGATGGATATAGACCACAGTTTTATTTCCGAACTACAGACGTGACAGGAGATATCAACCTACCAGATGATGTAGAGATGGTAATGCCTGGAGATAATGTAGAGATGGGAGTTAAATTGATTACACCGATAGCTATGGAAGAAGGTCTGCGCTTTGCAATTCGCGAAGGCGGTAAGACTGTAGGAGCCGGTGTAATTACAGAGATTATTGAATAA
- the rpmG gene encoding 50S ribosomal protein L33 translates to MRETITLACTKCNQRNYSTTKNKSNTRDRLEVKKFCKFCGEHTIHKETK, encoded by the coding sequence GTGAGAGAGACTATAACTTTAGCCTGTACAAAGTGTAATCAGCGTAATTATTCTACTACTAAGAATAAGTCCAATACTCGCGATCGTCTGGAAGTAAAGAAATTCTGTAAATTCTGTGGAGAACACACCATCCATAAGGAAACTAAATAA
- the secE gene encoding preprotein translocase subunit SecE, whose amino-acid sequence MAEDSIFGKIKKFFREVKAELKKVNWPNQSVLLSYTTVVIVTVLAVMLFIGGVDLIFSRIITPLILN is encoded by the coding sequence ATGGCTGAAGATAGTATATTTGGCAAGATCAAAAAATTTTTTCGGGAAGTTAAAGCTGAACTAAAAAAAGTAAACTGGCCTAATCAAAGTGTTTTACTTTCGTATACAACAGTGGTAATTGTTACTGTTTTAGCAGTAATGCTGTTCATTGGAGGAGTGGATTTGATTTTTTCTAGAATTATAACTCCTCTGATCCTAAATTAA
- the nusG gene encoding transcription termination/antitermination protein NusG yields MSKKEPEWYAIHTYSGRENKVKSNLEQRIKTIDMEEKIIDILIPSKDEVKVKDEGEKKVSEERFFPGYVLIKMIMDDESWYVVRNTPGVIGFAGASGTKPVPVSDPEVRTIKNEMGLQSQVDIDLEVGDEVRVVDGPFEDFAGEIQEINLDKSKLTVLVSMFGRQTPVELDFDQVEDI; encoded by the coding sequence ATGAGTAAAAAAGAACCAGAATGGTATGCTATTCATACTTATTCAGGACGTGAGAATAAAGTTAAGTCAAATTTAGAACAGAGAATTAAGACTATTGATATGGAAGAAAAGATAATTGATATCTTAATTCCATCTAAAGATGAGGTTAAGGTTAAAGATGAAGGAGAAAAGAAAGTTTCGGAAGAAAGATTCTTTCCTGGTTATGTCTTAATTAAGATGATTATGGATGATGAATCCTGGTATGTTGTTCGCAATACTCCGGGAGTAATTGGATTTGCTGGGGCTTCAGGTACTAAACCGGTTCCGGTATCTGATCCGGAAGTTAGGACAATTAAAAATGAAATGGGACTACAATCTCAAGTTGATATAGATTTGGAAGTTGGCGATGAAGTGAGAGTAGTTGATGGTCCATTTGAAGATTTTGCAGGTGAGATTCAGGAAATTAATCTGGATAAGAGCAAATTAACTGTATTAGTATCAATGTTTGGTCGGCAGACGCCGGTAGAGTTAGACTTTGATCAAGTTGAAGATATTTAA
- the rplK gene encoding 50S ribosomal protein L11, with protein sequence MAKKVVGEISLQIPAGEANPAPPVGPALGQHGVNIMEFCKAFNAKTADKAGNIIPVEITVYADRSFDFITKSPPAADLLKKAAGIDSGSGEPNINKVGTVTKKDLEEIAKTKMEDLNAANLEAAMRMIAGTARSAGIVVEDEE encoded by the coding sequence ATGGCGAAGAAAGTTGTAGGTGAGATCAGTTTACAGATTCCAGCTGGTGAAGCCAATCCAGCTCCTCCAGTAGGTCCGGCTTTAGGACAGCATGGAGTTAATATTATGGAATTCTGTAAAGCTTTCAATGCTAAGACAGCTGATAAGGCCGGTAATATTATTCCGGTAGAGATTACTGTTTATGCTGATAGGTCTTTTGATTTTATTACTAAGTCTCCTCCTGCTGCTGATCTATTAAAGAAAGCAGCCGGAATTGATAGCGGGTCTGGAGAGCCTAATATAAATAAGGTAGGTACTGTAACTAAAAAAGACCTAGAAGAGATTGCCAAGACTAAAATGGAAGATTTGAATGCTGCTAATTTAGAAGCCGCTATGAGAATGATTGCAGGTACTGCTCGTAGTGCTGGGATTGTAGTAGAAGACGAGGAATAA
- the rplA gene encoding 50S ribosomal protein L1 codes for MSRRYEEVLAEVDRDKVYQPEEALELAKETATANFDETIEIAFKLGIDPGKNDQQLRDALVLPQGTGQEVKVVVFAQGEKAKEAEEAGADVVGSEDLAEKIEEGWLDFDVAIATPDMMSVVGKLGPILGPKGLMPNPKVGTVTFELERAIEDIKAGKIEYRADDGGNVHLPLGKASFEVEELLENLEAVCDEIVRARPSGAKGRYILNMTVSATMGPGIKIDPQFARDMV; via the coding sequence ATGTCCAGAAGATATGAAGAAGTGTTAGCTGAGGTTGACCGCGATAAAGTTTATCAGCCTGAAGAAGCATTGGAGTTAGCTAAAGAGACAGCAACAGCTAATTTTGATGAAACAATTGAGATTGCTTTTAAGTTAGGGATTGATCCCGGTAAAAATGATCAACAGTTAAGAGATGCTCTTGTTCTACCGCAGGGTACTGGACAAGAAGTTAAAGTTGTAGTTTTTGCCCAGGGAGAGAAAGCCAAAGAAGCTGAAGAAGCAGGTGCCGATGTAGTAGGCAGTGAAGATTTAGCTGAAAAGATTGAAGAAGGCTGGTTAGACTTTGATGTAGCTATTGCGACTCCTGATATGATGAGTGTAGTCGGCAAACTAGGACCGATTTTAGGACCAAAAGGTTTAATGCCTAATCCTAAGGTAGGGACCGTAACCTTTGAACTAGAGAGAGCAATAGAAGATATTAAAGCAGGGAAGATTGAATATCGAGCTGATGATGGTGGAAATGTTCATCTTCCCCTCGGTAAAGCTTCTTTTGAAGTTGAGGAGCTGTTAGAGAATCTTGAAGCTGTCTGTGATGAAATTGTTAGAGCCAGACCTAGTGGTGCTAAAGGTCGTTATATCCTAAATATGACTGTTTCAGCTACAATGGGGCCGGGGATTAAGATTGATCCTCAGTTTGCTCGGGATATGGTTTAA
- the rplJ gene encoding 50S ribosomal protein L10, with translation MPTREKEIIVEELTDKFSNAKSAVLTDYCGLDVETMTELRAKLREAGVDYKVVKNTLARLAAKKAEYDEVDDYLTGPTAIAFSDEDPVAPAKVLADFAEEHEELEIKAGILQGSLIGQEQLDSLADIPPREELIAQVLRKMKAPVNGLVNALNDPLKSLAHVLNAIKEEKEE, from the coding sequence ATGCCTACTCGCGAAAAAGAAATAATTGTGGAAGAATTAACTGATAAATTTAGTAATGCAAAATCAGCTGTTTTAACTGATTATTGTGGACTAGATGTTGAAACAATGACAGAGCTTAGAGCTAAGCTGCGTGAAGCTGGTGTTGACTATAAGGTGGTTAAGAATACGCTGGCTCGTTTAGCAGCAAAAAAAGCAGAGTATGATGAGGTTGATGACTACTTAACAGGACCAACAGCAATTGCCTTTTCTGATGAGGATCCTGTAGCTCCGGCTAAAGTTTTGGCTGACTTTGCTGAAGAGCATGAGGAGTTAGAGATCAAGGCTGGAATTTTGCAAGGCAGTTTAATTGGACAAGAACAGCTTGATTCTTTAGCTGATATTCCACCGCGTGAAGAATTGATTGCTCAGGTATTAAGAAAGATGAAAGCACCGGTTAATGGTTTAGTAAATGCCTTGAATGATCCGTTAAAGAGTTTAGCCCATGTTTTAAATGCTATAAAAGAAGAAAAAGAAGAATAA
- the rplL gene encoding 50S ribosomal protein L7/L12, whose product MDKEEIMEAIENMTVLELAELVEELEEKFDVSAAAPVAMAGAPAAGGDAGDEEEQTAFDVEITSGGDKKIKVIKAVREVTDLGLKDAKALVDEAPNTVKEGLEKEEAEEIKEQLEEAGATVELK is encoded by the coding sequence ATGGATAAAGAAGAAATTATGGAAGCTATTGAGAATATGACTGTTCTTGAATTAGCTGAATTAGTTGAAGAATTAGAAGAAAAGTTTGATGTTTCTGCTGCTGCACCAGTAGCAATGGCAGGAGCTCCTGCTGCCGGTGGTGATGCTGGTGATGAAGAAGAACAGACAGCTTTTGATGTAGAGATTACTTCTGGTGGAGATAAGAAGATTAAGGTAATCAAAGCTGTACGAGAAGTAACTGATTTAGGCCTTAAAGATGCTAAGGCTTTAGTTGATGAAGCACCTAACACTGTTAAAGAAGGTTTAGAAAAGGAAGAAGCTGAAGAGATTAAGGAACAGCTTGAAGAAGCTGGTGCTACTGTAGAACTTAAATAA